A region of the Larus michahellis chromosome 4, bLarMic1.1, whole genome shotgun sequence genome:
TAGACCACGTAATGCTATACTGCAGGTGTCTCTTCCTCGAAGTTTATGGCATCCATCACTGCATGCCTCCTCCTTTCAGGGCCAGCTTCAGCACTAGCAAACAAAAGGACTGTTTTTCATATTGCTCACCACCATATCAGGCGATTTTGATAACCCATTGGCTTGCTTTCCACAGCATGCAAAATGATTTCTTGCATAGTGTTTCTTTCCTAATCCTTGGATTCCGTTTAGCGAAAGGCGAGGCAGTGACTCACACAGACCTGGATAATCCATTCTCTGGACAGCTCAGCTGACCCTGCAGTTTGGAAGCGCTCGTCTTAaaggcaaagaaattaaaaccaaaaccaacaataGCCTGTAAATCAGAATGTGTCACGAGCAATCCTATTCTctaaataaatatgcatttatgtCTCTAAATGTACACGGTCCAGAAATTCTAATATCTTTAAGATAATTATCTGTTCCCTTTTCTGTTCCTTACTTTTGAAGACACATACTTAATCTGATCAGTCTCATTTGACTTGGAGTTATGCTAGTCAAACTTGGCAACGGTGACTCATTTTTTCAAGTTTCCCCATTGGGATGGTAAAAGAGCATTGTTAGATCAAAAATTCTGAGCCAAGATAAGTTACTGAGGGAACAGAAGGTCAATTGTCTGCAAAGTTACCTTCTGTCCTCAGGCAGCATGTTTTGAGATCCTCTGTCTGTCACCCTGGAGAGGTAGAAAAACTAGAAAAACTAGTGAAATCGGGGAGACTATCATAAAATACAGTAGAGTTTAGAAAAGgaattctaaaaagaaaacacttaagtCCGGAATGCAAAGATTGAGAAGAGTAAATAAATGAACAGTTAAGCAGGAGGCTCACCCTACACCTGAACCTATCTCTGATGAAAGTCTCAGGTTGCACGCAATGGAATTGTAAATGAATTGAATTTCAAGTGCTCTGAAAATAGGGGATATAATGATACAATGCAGAGACATGGACAAGACAGATCAGCGGAAATTTGTTCCAGATGGTAAAATGGAAATACCTTTGTTATTAGAGACCTTAAATTCCAGAAATGGAATTTGTCATTGCAATTATCTGTTAAAATGAGAACAGTTACATTCTAAAATGACCAGTCCGATTGACTGAACCGTCAGAGTAAACTTACACTATTAAATTGAAAATTCCCAGTGAAGTTCCTGGGCACTGAGACACACTATCACGGGAAGGGTGCCCATCTACACTACTAAATTCTTCTAACGACCAAAACTAGGTGGCTGCATACAAATTGCTTATTGGAATTGGTTCCTGGGATGTTCTAACTTCCAAACCATACCCATGAAATATTTGCAAGTGCGCTAGCTGGCAACTCTCAAAATCATGTCAAAGAACATATTACTCATTTCTAGTATAAATAACTGCATTCCTGTTTCCAGTTCTATTTAGTTTATTAGCATAGGTTCTGCCTTAGCATCCCAGAATCTCTGCTTTCAGTACATACAGAACAACATGATggtttatttaagaaaatggaaattagTATACGTAAAAACTTGCTCACTGTTAGAGATAGAATCCAATTATTTTTCCccgaagaaatattttttacttagAAACTGAGACGATCTGTTTTCCAATATTGCCTCCATTCATCATGGACTGGAAAGCGGCTTCAAAAGAAATGATGAAATAAGTTAGTGCCAAGACGAATGTGTCCAGtaactttcaaaaaagaaaaaaaatggtggaaGCAAATACATTAGCCAGCTCCctgaattaagaagaaaaaagctacTCTGTAATAAACTGCTAAGGGCAGTTTtgtgtaataattaaaaaaatatttgtaagcaaCTATTTAGCCCTATACAAGTTAGCAATTACATGTGCTGCTTTTGTGATATGGCATACAAATACCAAACAGAAAGACAAGGTGTGACTGGAGAGTTCTCAAATGCTGTGGATTTCACGAGCCTTTGTGAAAGGAATATAAATACTCAATGTAGTGCAATAAATGCCAGAAGCTGGtgcaaaataataaatctttgAGTAATCAAGGTATGAAATATGACTGCTATATTTGAtcaaaatccttaaaaatacatatgtatacaaGTAAGTAGCAATAATTAGTATAAGTTTTAATCTATAAAATTCAGATATTGCTTAATTATACTGGTTTCAAATCTAGTGGGATTAAAGACTAAATTCTTACAGCACATCTTGAATCACCTGACTCTCTAGCTTTGTCTCACTGGAGTCTCAGTGCCcccttcatttttatattttctttgctaCAGATTTTTTGAACAGGCTACAGTctattttgttcctttaaataaattattttttactttgtttagcAACGTCTAATATGCTTGCCCCTTTCTTGTGTGtacttttcaatttattttttgttaccaAATTCAATAACAAGCACTGTTAGaaattggtttttttaaagcttaagtTCAAGCTTTCCAAAATACCATTTCCTTACACACAAGTTCGAGGAAATGGGCAGCACCTTGAATCTGTAAGATCAGGGTGATATCATCAGCTGCTAAGGTAGCAGTTTAACAATTCACTCCCCCCCCTatagtaaaacaaagaaaaaaaacacccaaatttATAATGAATTGggttttttaacataaaatattctTCTCACAAAACTTTTTAATAccttgtgaaaaaatattttttattataacaTAAAAATCGTGTTTTAGATCAAATCCAAAAATCTGAATtggcaaacaaaacaaaggaggTAGTTAAGCTCTACTGTCATTGTATTTAATCAGACTGCTATTCTTAGAAAATGGTGTAAAAATCTTACCACCAATGTTTGCTAAGCCTTCTACCACGGTCTCTCTGACCTGTCAAGGCAAACAAGTCCTTTTAGCTTTATTCAAACAAGATTAACATTTCTTAGAAACATGCCATGAAACTGCCAAGAAACTATCAAAATCTAAAGGATTCTCTTGCTACATTCGACAGTCTTTCATCAAGAGAGGAGTGAATACTTTCTGATAAAGCTGTAGGCAATTTAATGCTTCAGTCAGAACTGGAACATCCCTGCCCCTGCCAAAATTTCATGTTTCAGGATTTTCCCAGGAAAATTTACTGATCACCTGAAGAATCAAAAACTAATGTAGACAGACCGCATGGGGAAGGAATGGATAAAGCATCTACCCATCACAAAATAATAAATGGTGGTTATAAAGCTTGAAACAAAATTTCAGACAAGATCCGCAAAAGCATTCAGGACACTGACTATTCAGGAATTcgaaagtaaatatttttgaaggtcTGATCCCTTAAGTAAAAAAAGCGCTTGCACTCTATACTGAAAGAAATAGACATCAGCAGCATGTAATTAGGCAAGTCTGTCATACTACAGTCACATCATCCTCAGCAGGTATCTACTAAAACAGTGCTACTTAATAAGCTTTCAAGTATACTTAAACACTCATAAAAACACTTGTTCAATAATGAGGCATGGTAAGAGAGCCAAGGACAAAGACATCAGACTTCTTGTACTCAGACCGTGATCTGAAGACGTAGTATCAGAGGCCAGAGACTAGATGTAAAAGTTCGTACCTTCAGTTTGCCTTCTTGGATCCACTGACAGAGTTGTAATACACTAGCTTCTTGTTTGTCCATATAGTTCAACACTAAGAATCTTTCCCTGTGAAAGAAAAGAATGGGCCTTGATTTAAAAAAGGATGGTAAGCATAGTTTGAaatctttacaaatattttcaggaaacagCGTTATTGAAACGGAAGGATTATGAGTACTAATTACACTGGGACACAGCTCAGAGCTTTGCCAGCTTGCTGAGTAACATCAGTCTTAGCCAAGTAATTCTGGTCAAGTATCAGAGacaagaataataaaaatcaagtaGTATCACCAAAATAAGCAAATGTCTATAAAATGTGAGTGAATTCCtattctttcttactttttttttttggtggtagagAGAATAATGAATGGACCTGCAACTAGATGGTGAGTATAAACGTTCAGGCTCCCCAAAATTTTGCATATCCTGCTATCACAGCTGCCTACAGCAATCAAGAGAAACTGTAACGATCATAAAAAATGATAATTACTTGTAGCAATGTACTGACTACATTCTCCACTACCTTCTACTACACACggtgtattttagtatttttatccattttttaaaagtgcagaCAACGGTAACAGGGAcaagaaatgaattttaattagAAGAGGTCAATCCATTTGCACAGAAATCAAAAGTCTCCCCAACTTTCTGCAATGCAATGAATGAAAGATCTCCTAAGACTTTGTTCCTAATCTCTTTCCTAGCTCCACCTGAATCCTGACAGGAGATTCAGCAATTCCCAGAGTCATAACAAAAATTAATGGTTTACCCTGTATATATATCTGCCACTCCTCAGTCCCATTATCTAATAAACCCCCAAAtactaaaaatgtaatttcaataCAATCACTGCATCAGCtgcatccttttttaaaaaatatttgattttgtcTCTGCCTGAACTACTACACCAGGCAAGAAGGCACTCTGCAAAACATGTGAGAACAGAACCATGGCAACACCTCCCCTCGTACTGAAGAATCCGTCAGAGACTCCAGGACTAAATCAAGCAACCACAATCAAAGCATAACAACAGACAACTATATTAACACATAACAAcatcctttcccatttttttatgCCGATACAGACAATTGTAAGAGAAAAGATTTACTGACACTGCGattacagtttccttttttcataTGGCAACGTTCTGTTCCAATTACACGTGCCTGCAGATGTACAGACTATCTTCCAAACATCGGAGTCACAACATCACGTGCGCAATCTACCTGGAACCTGGTCACAAGTTCTGGAAGAGAAACGTACCttgtaatatttctttctttctgtattttttctatgTCAGGAGGCAGCGGAGGAGGATAAGGCACATCTTTGTTATACTGAGAAATCTGTCCACACAGGATGATATGGCTGTTCTGATTCATCTGTTTGGGACAGCACAAAGTGAGAAAAATTACACTTCTTGGTCTCAGAAACTAAATTTTCCAGAGATGCAATAGATTATATTCCAAAATTTTCACATGGGTATCCTTATTTAGAGCCACATTTCCTAGAAAAGAGTGGGAGAATTGCAGGCTGTCCCATTAAACCTATGACAACATTCAAATAGATAAATGCAGGGCAATAGCGGAAAAAGAAATGCTATACAGCCCAAGTGTAATTTAAAAAGGCATTAAGGACAAGGAATATAAGAAATTGTTATCTTACTGTGTGCCCTTTTTGTCAGGAGGAGAGGGGCAAGCGGACAAGGAAGTTGGATACTTCTAAAGAAGTGATTTAGAGCTCCCAAAGATGGCATTGCCACCAAAGCCTCCTGCCATGAGACAGAGTAGTTTCACGCTAACGAGAGGACTGGTCAAGACCAGGAGAGCTGGTCTTTTGTGAAGCCAGAAAACCAAAGCTGATAAAACACAAGACTACTACACCGACAGACAAGATTTTAGAATACCACCAGGTCTCCTGGACAAAGAAGTGAGAGATGAGAAGCAGAAATTGTGTTTCTATTACTACACTGCCAGGCTAGTCCAAATGACAGACACTGGTTTCAAATACCTGATTTCTCCTCAGGACCAGGATCAGCACCTGGATTAGATCAATGAAGTGGAAAGTCTGCTCTGTTGTACTGCAGGCTCGTCTCCAGCATGAATTAATTCAAGGCTGAGCATGCAGACATTGGAGAATGACTAGAATAAACCCGACAGCTGGTATAATCACCTGACTTATTACTGTGTCACTGATGTCTCCACCAACATTATCAAAGTAAACATCCACACCGCCTGGGCAGAGTTCACATAGCTGCTCTGCCACATTCCCCTTCTTGTAATTGATAGCAGCATCAAACCCCATTTCTTGGACCAAA
Encoded here:
- the PTGR2 gene encoding prostaglandin reductase 2 isoform X2, whose amino-acid sequence is MRCRMNEDTGSDYLLPWQLSEVADGGGIGVVEESKHDNLAKGDFVTSFNWPWQTVAILDGSFLQKLVPQLVNGRLSYFLGAAGITGLTALLGIREKGHVAVGANQTMVVSGAAGACGSLAGQIGRLEGCSRVVGIAGTDEKCSILVQEMGFDAAINYKKGNVAEQLCELCPGGVDVYFDNVGGDISDTVISQMNQNSHIILCGQISQYNKDVPYPPPLPPDIEKIQKERNITRERFLVLNYMDKQEASVLQLCQWIQEGKLKVRETVVEGLANIGAAFQSMMNGGNIGKQIVSVSK